From the Leguminivora glycinivorella isolate SPB_JAAS2020 chromosome 15, LegGlyc_1.1, whole genome shotgun sequence genome, one window contains:
- the LOC125234209 gene encoding uncharacterized protein LOC125234209, whose translation MAELEVRKAALVVAQRQNETAQIKLQIAQCEAQSDCASVSSAAHERTKSWVERQARHTELAKTENVIPAPTSKIEVKPERPKPYGSHFAPIVHKPPELPSFDGNVTEWIAFRAEFNDTSPMFSDVNNVSRIRRALKGDARTAVKSIMYTVQDPRVIMDALERQFGDPDEIVLTELHSVKRMPRLAEDNSNIASFAAHVANAVATIKSLGQDKYLHAPELVNRIVDKLNLIVRYEWSKYRRANPSSPDLVAVSEFLNEISIAAKRIIRRPTHKLRNAADTVFVERKSRPSRHYAPESARDRSTGSESSNSSDFNYDAHQAGIRSRQKANAAVTARESRRSNEALPRSHAPALARDRSPKSEDNEPDKRVVHTSVIKVKPRISLPTIAHAERRESREPAPSESKLGQKSAELMSSRDTCPICRGNHLVSTCTQFTEASISERWELVKEARLCILCLNAHARSFKCRYVACGEGQCEARHHRLLHGRSAVAAANVSSPTYAINTISFAPNEPSVLSLLNSSESAYTPLTWGSESSPVTPRDVPAITTVPTERSVNTSFDRDKPASVASTTRWIVEPELDHEREPRSPTTRASPVDITAAKGHKRPRDPKPVSSFVPTNGFECLPKAKHFSEFAQLVRSTAEVLVAAEVENAILPYENTETEMNKGNLILAEISLIRRSQLAAFPEEMKSLEAGQAPSKNSPLSRITVELDEYGVIVSNDGSRRVPVLHASEDFTRLLIPREVKGAELHGMEGRAVT comes from the exons ATGGCCGAGCTCGAAGTTCGTAAAGCCGCCTTGGTTGTTGCTCAGAGGCAGAACGAAACCGCACAGATTAAGTTGCAGATTGCGCAATGTGAAGCGCAATCTGACTGTGCGAGCGTTTCGTCGGCTGCTCACGAGCGCACCAAGAGTTGGGTAGAACGACAGGCTAGGCATACGGAGCTCGCGAAAACCGAGAATGTCATTCCCGCGCCGACTAGCAAAATTGAAGTTAAGCCCGAGCGTCCTAAACCGTACGGTAGTCATTTCGCGCCGATAGTCCACAAACCTCCTGAGTTGCCTAGCTTCGACGGCAACGTAACAGAATGGATAGCTTTCCGCGCGGAATTCAACGACACTTCGCCTATGTTCAGTGACGTAAACAACGTGAGTAGGATTAGGCGTGCTCTCAAAGGAGACGCACGAACGGCAGTGAAATCGATTATGTATACTGTTCAAGACCCGCGAGTGATAATGGACGCGTTAGAGCGTCAGTTCGGCGATCCGGACGAAATAGTGTTaac CGAATTGCATAGTGTTAAACGTATGCCACGTTTGGCAGAAGACAATAGTAACATTGCGTCGTTCGCCGCGCACGTAGCAAACGCCGTGGCTACAATAAAATCACTCGGGCAGGACAAGTATCTACACGCGCCGGAATTAGTAAATAGAATCGTTGACAAATTAAATTTGATAGTGCGATATGAGTGGTCGAAATACAGACGTGCTAATCCCAGTTCCCCAGACCTCGTCGCGGTCTCTGAGTTTTTAAACGAGATTAGCATAGCCGCGAAACGCATTATCCGAAGGCCGACGCATAAACTTCGAAACGCCGCCGACACGGTTTTCGTAGAGCGCAAGTCTAGACCGTCTAGGCATTATGCTCCCGAGTCCGCGCGCGATCGTAGTACCGGTTCGGAGTCATCAAATTCGTCCGATTTTAATTACGACGCTCATCAAGCAGGAATTAGGTCACGACAGAAAGCAAATGCGGCAGTTACTGCGCGCGAATCTCGGCGATCGAATGAAGCTCTCCCGCGATCTCACGCCCCCGCACTTGCCCGCGATCGAAGTCCAAAGTCGGAAGATAACGAGCCCGACAAACGCGTGGTGCATACCAGCGTTATCAAAGTAAAACCGCGAATTAGTCTTCCCACTATCGCGCATGCGGAACGCCGCGAAAGTAGGGAACCCGCGCCTTCCGAATCTAAACTCGGCCAGAAATCCGCAGAGTTAATGTCGTCCCGTGACACGTGTCCCATATGTAGAGGGAACCATTTAGTCAGCACGTGCACTCAGTTTACGGAGGCATCGATTTCTGAGCGATGGGAGTTGGTAAAGGAAGCACGGCTTTGTATACTATGCCTAAACGCGCACGCTAGGTCGTTTAAGTGTAGGTACGTGGCATGCGGCGAAGGTCAATGCGAAGCCCGCCACCATAGGTTATTACACGGTAGAAGCGCGGTCGCGGCCGCGAACGTTAGTAGTCCTACGTAcgccataaatacaattagtttcgCGCCGAACGAACCCTCAGTGCTGTCGCTTTTGAATAGTAGCGAGAGTGCATATACGCCCCTTACGTGGGGGAGCGAGAGCTCTCCGGTTACGCCTAGGGACGTACCCGCTATCACGACAGTACCGACGGAGCGGTCAGTCAATACCTCGTTCGACCGCGACAAACCCGCTAGCGTTGCGTCAACCACGCGATGGATAGTAGAACCCGAACTCGATCACGAACGCGAGCCGCGATCGCCGACGACGCGTGCATCACCCGTCGACATCACCGCCGCGAAAGGTCATAAGCGACCGCGTGATCCTAAGCCCGTAAGCTCTTTCGTACCAACTAACGGATTTGAGTGCCTACCGAAGGCAAAGCATTTTTCCGAATTCGCTCAGTTAGTTAGGTCCACGGCCGAAGTTCTGGTTGCCGCTGAGGTTGAAAACGCCATATTGCCATACGAGAACACAGAAACGGAAATGAATAAGGGAAATCTGATTTTAGCAGAGATATCGCTAATCAGACGGAGCCAACTAGCCGCCTTTCCGGAAGAGATGAAGTCCCTGGAAGCTGGGCAAGCGCCATCAAAGAACTCTCCTTTGTCAAGAATCACAGTGGAACTGGATGAATATGGAGTCATCGTGTCGAACGACGGAAGCCGAAGAGTACCCGTTCTGCACGCCAGCGAAGACTTCACCCGGCTGCTGATTC CGCGCGAAGTGAAAGGGGCGGAGCTACACGGCATGGAGGGGCGCGCTGTTACATAA
- the LOC125233976 gene encoding pollen-specific leucine-rich repeat extensin-like protein 2 produces MRAMMTTCLQNNKLNRKNNETFTTGEYVLYKKYTNKNKFTWSKGVVEKRLGKVLYLIKDITSSVFIKKHKNQMLKYKGNQNNWDYCDALDYDLPGTSLTSALAPPPPPPPPPPPPPSPPPSPRSPPSQPLPPLTPDTPPPASLTSPQPSRAVPPPPQIRSPPPQQSPPPPLFTGPGPSLTQTLIPLSAAPGEGESEAKSGERNEGLAPDDEDEFHEAEAEGQRPDLQDVASNAPIVPKKILRKRTNISYKKYF; encoded by the coding sequence TGTTTGCAGAATAACAAGTTAAATAGGAAGAACAACGAAACCTTTACAACAGGTGAATACGttctatacaaaaaatatacaaataaaaacaaGTTCACTTGGTCTAAAGGTGTTGTTGAAAAAAGACTAGGCAAagtgttatatttaataaaagacATTACTTCTTCAGTGTttattaaaaaacataaaaaccaaATGCTTAAGTACAAAGGCAATCAAAATAACTGGGACTATTGTGACGCATTGGATTATGACTTACCTGGAACATCCTTAACCTCTGCActtgcgccgccgccgccgccgccgccgccgccgccgccgccgccgtcgccgccgccATCGCCGCGCTCGCCGCCATCGCAACCGTTGCCACCGCTTACGCCGGATACGCCGCCGCCGGCGTCACTCACGTCGCCGCAGCCGTCACGGGCAGTGCCCCCGCCGCCACAAATTCGGTCGCCACCGCCACAGCAATCGCCGCCTCCGCCGTTATTCACAGGGCCGGGTCCATCGCTCACGCAGACTTTGATCCCATTATCGGCCGCCCCCGGAGAGGGAGAAAGTGAGGCAAAGAGTGGGGAGAGGAACGAGGGGTTAGCCCCAGATGATGAGGATGAATTCCACGAGGCGGAAGCAGAAGGCCAGAGACCAGACTTGCAAGACGTGGCAAGTAATGCGCCGATAGTTCCCAAAAAAATATTACGCAAGCGTACTAACATTAGTTATAAGAAATACTTTTAA